From Pangasianodon hypophthalmus isolate fPanHyp1 chromosome 10, fPanHyp1.pri, whole genome shotgun sequence:
tctcagtctgcaCTGAAAGCACGCTTTTATTCTGCGCGACGAGTTGGACACGAGAACCGGAAGTGACCTCATGCGGGTGACGTAACTTGTTTGGAATGGGGAAGAACAGTTGTAATGTGTTGTTTTGATAGCCTCCATAGCTCGCCTGCTAGCTAGAGGGAAGGTTTCAGAATGGGACTTTTCGggaaaacacaagaaaaaccGCCTAAAGACCTGGTAGGCGAAGTGCGGATTAACTCTGCTGTGTAGAAAGCAGTTTGTTGAAGTCCACAGAGCTCAGTAAGAGTGTTAGTTAGACAGCTAGACAGTTCGCTTGCTAACGTCGCTAGCTAACTTTGGGTAGTTGGATAAACAAACCACTCTTATTTCACAACATTATTAATCACATAGACTGTGGATGATTAATGATGTGTTGTACTACTTGGTTGTTGTACTAATCGCTAAACATGGCTAATTCACTGGCAGATGGCACAGGCAAGATCCTTTGAGAtgtataatacaatatttttttttataagtgcCATGTGGTGATGTCACATAAGGTCACACCCAGAGTAAAGTGAGCTGTTGCTGATCCATCTTggtttggaaaataatcatttccACTTTTCCCTCATAGATTAATGAATGGTCTCTAAAAATACGGAAGGAAATAAGAGTGATTGACAGACAAATCCGAGGTGAGTGTCGTCACATAACTGTaacaacaataaattaaaatcctgaaacatatatactgtattaatttCTTCTGTATTATAGTTTGATGTTACTACATTTGAgctcataagtttacatacgtcttgcagaatctgcaaaatgttactacttaaaaaaaaaaaaaaagagggatcataaaaattgcatttagtgctcccctgaataagctatttcacataacagatgtttacatacaGTCCACAAGatacaataataactgaatttacacaaatgaaccagttcaaaagctTATtatgcttgattcttaatactgtgtgttgttatctGGATGATcgactgtttttatattttgtgatagttgttcatgagtcccctGTTTGTCCTGACCAGTTAAagtgcccactgttcttcagaaaaatccaggtcctgcagaagatgctggaaaagcaaagaacaTGCAGGACCTgtgatccatcttttcacactgaggacattGAGGGTCTCATATAGAACTATTACAAAAGAGCCAAACGTTTAGAgattctcaagaaggcaacactacattaagagccaggggggtgtaaacttttgaatgggatgatcagtgtaaattgttattattttgtcttctgggaaacatgtaaatatcttatgtagctccTGAAGGGCAGCACTAAGTGGAAAAAATAAGtcctttaaacaaaataataacaatttacactgatcatcctgttcaaaagtttaccccccacccccagctcttaatgtaatgtgttgccttcttgagaatcTCTAAAtgttattaacatttttcagattctgcaaggcatatgtaaacttatgagtCCAACTGTATATCGCTAAACAAGTAATGCTGACCTTGAGGTGCCTACTGGATgtgagtttatatatttgagTTTTTATCATTTTGAAGATATTcagagggaggaggagaaagTGAAGAGATCAATCAAAGATGCAGCTAAAAAGGGACAAAAGGACGTGTGCATCATTCTTGCCAAAGAGATGATTCAGTCAAAGAAGGCAGTCAGCAAACTTTATGCCTCCAAAGCCCAAATGAACTCTGTGCTTCTTAGTATGAAGAATCAATTGTGTGAGTATGGCTTACATCTTACACCACACAATCATCAATCACAATACCAAGCTCTTTTACTGAtcatagttttgtgtgtgtgtgtgtgtgtgtgtgtgtgtgtgtgtgtgtgtgtgtgtgtgtgtcctgacagCTGTGTTAAGAATGGCTGGTGCGTTGCAGAAGAGCACTGAGGTCATGAAGGCCATGCAGAGCCTGGTAAAAATCCCAGAGATCCAGGCTACCATGAGGGAACTCTCGAAGGAGATGATGAAGGTCTGAAACTCGCCAGAAATTTCATTTAATcacttaaaaaagtaaaaacattttggTCTTTTTTGTCGTAAAAGCACAAACTAGATGATTAGACAAAGAGTATAACATGCATAACAGCCATCCCATATAGGTTGCAGAAAAAAGTCCTTACATTCTTAAATCTCAAGATagtcatattttaaatatgattatgattatatgATATTTCAGTTTGGTGTCACATAAATTAAATCAGATTCACCTGAACCAGAATCTGTGATgcttaaaagaataaaacattgtgtgatatttatagatttaaatATATTGGGTTTGTGAGTCACACTGTTATTTTCATTCAAGTCTTGAAATTTCACGTTCAAGCAGTGAAAGTCCAGCATGATTGTGAAAATTCAggccatgtaaaaaaaaatttaacctcACTTTTCACAACCACATGAATATGAAGTGCTTAATTATTTCCTTCTTGAATTTTTGAACCTACATTTCAAAAAATTACTTTAgctcaaatatatttaaatgccTAAGATTCACAGTGAAATTTTTCAGGAACATATTACATAGTCATATCCAGTTTAACTCTATAGAAGCAGAATCTTGTTATCAtgtgacacactcacactttttgtatgttttcacacacaaaacacattttacaatattttaacattatgaTACACTGATGTAGATAATGACATGAAGTAATCTTGGCACTGCTGTTGCTGTATTATATAATTTAGCTTAGCTTAGTTTATGACAGAActttaaagacttttttattacttaattcATTCCAGTAAAACAAACAGTATTCATGGTTTTATGAGTTTTATGTGATTTCAtcattaaactgtgtgtgttgtatagGCGGGTATTATAGAAGAGATGATGGAGGACACACTTGAGGGCatggaggatgaggaagaaATGGAGGAAGCAGCAGAGGCTGAGGTTGATAGGATCCTCTATGAGATCACAGCTGGTAAGGAACCTAAGTTCTTGCACagttttctctgtgtgtcttacGTTATACTTATACTTTAGTTTTCACTTGGTACAATATTTAGTAACATTATAAGATTATTTGCCCGAAACTAAAGCTCCCAAGCAAATTAAAGAAAAGCTACACATGAAAAAACAACCTTTTCCCTCTAAAAataattacttattattttaaaccATTCAATGATAATTCCCGTAAATTAAGTGCACACAAAGCTATTTGCGCGAGTGTACATCCATTCTGCATGCACTCAGTAATGACACGTGCTCGCCCTTTGCTGTTGCTCCCAGTGAACCAAGCTGAATTTTGATACTTTGGGGCGAAAATAAGACGCCTATTCCCACTGCTGTGATTCATCACTCTCAAACAATCCCCTTTCTTTCAGAAACAGACCTTGATCTCATTCAATGTAGAATTCCTAAAATCAGCCTTTAACCATGTTGctcatttaatataatttaagacCTACTGTGCTCCAGTAATATAATGCGTTGTTATTATCTTTCATACCATCTCGAATCAACAACTGTGGTATTTAACTAAAAGTTAGGGTTAGGCCtgtttttatagtgtttttaaatggCTCGCTTTTTATAGTAATCCTGTGGTCTAATATACTAAAGTATCTCATTCTGATAacagcaatgtgtgtgtatacacacacacacacatatatatatatttgtttgtctgtttgttttattttttatgaattttttttgatgcaataaaatgtttaagCCTCACTATTTTGCCCAAGTTAGCACCCTTGCTTCCTGTACATATGTAATGTTTGTAAACCCCCAAGACCTACATTTATGCTGCGTCCCAATTCACCTACTATCTgtcctaaatagtatccgagattagaattagtgtgtcccagatcatagtatgttgaaatgagtatcccaaaGGTACCCGGATGGTCTACTATTTCTGGTAGATTTTCGAAGTGTGGATGCATGGACATTTTTTCAGCTAACATTGCCCAAAACTCCTTGCGCGAGGGAgtaggaggagttttgtgatgTTTATAAAGTAGGACGCGCTTTTGGTGAGGTGTAATTGaactgtggaaaaataaatcaagtgaatggtaaattaaattatatagtataaattatataaagaataaggaagaaagaaaagctgaaatgcaacgAGGACTTTGTTTACGGTGACAGtgtgcgtaactaggcaacaacgttCTTTTCCATTACATGACGCGTGAGTATGTCTCAGTACTTCCATTCTCTTTTGCTACACCCTCAAATGtaatttttcttcacaaaaagagtacatGCTTTTAGTAAATAGTATAAGTAGGCGAATTGGGATGCAGCATTAAGCACCATCCCAGCCATCAATATCTGATgcagaatgtttttttattttggttaatAATAGGCGCTCTTGGAAAAGCTCCCAGCAAAGTCACAGACGCTCTTCCTGAGCCAGAGCCAGTCGGGGCTACCGCCGCCTcagaagatgaagaggaagacaTTGAGGAAATGCAGTCCAGACTAGCGGCACTGAGGAGCTAAACCGTTATAACTGCTCCTTCTAAACCTCTGTAGTCATAGACAAAATTCTCCTCTCATTTACAATGAATTTATTCTTCTAATGTCTTGTTTCTTCTGTATGTTCTTATAAGGACTGAATTGGTATCAGCAGGCTGTATAATAGTTTTGCACAGACAACAAGACCAGGAAAAGTGCTATTACAGCAAAAACTCTTTGCCTGTATAATTAAACAGCACTTACAAGGGGTTAAATGAACAGTAATTAGAAGCATTATAGAGCAGTTTGTTATGGCTCCTAGGTAAtttcattcagttcattttcaaaaagttatttaaacaaaatgtcaaTAATTTCTGCTTTAAACAGTGATTTAAGTTAGTCCATGCTGTGTATGCCTGTAGCTGTGTGACATGACGAAGAATCTGTTGTACAGTGCAGTCATAATGTtggtctctctccttctgtctttatCTTCACTGTAGTTTCTCTAGCCTTATTTGGTGTCTAAGCGAATGCTTCTTCTCTGTGTAACTTTTCAGTGGAAATGTGGTTTTACTGAATTTGAGAAACTTCTAACAGCCATTGTATGTAagttttgtataaatatatatatattgagtgTGTTTatcttaattttatattaagtaAAGCCCTCCTAGTTATGTAACTGGTTCTGTGATCTGGCTGCTTGCCCGGGCTGATGAAAACCATGCTTAGCTGTGACTTGTTATGGTAACTGTGTGGCTTTTACACAGAGCCACTGCATCACAGCCAACATTGTGAAAGTGGAAAACAACTGCTAATGGCTTACAAATTCAGATCCACCTTTCCAAATTTGCACTCAgttacattattgttattaagagcactccaaaagtctgagacgttttcaaaatgttctaaaCTAGTTTAGTTTCACAGGAAAACTGCTGTACATCCAAAACACTTATTAAGTGAATTAGAATAGTAAACACTATCAGTAACTAtatccttttccttttttatgttgttttaaattattcCGGCCAAAGGTTCATAAACGAAAGTTTAATGTTTGGAGAAAAAGCACCTCCTATAAGACATACTCCAAAATTCACTCTTAATGAGATTTAGTTTTGGCTAGGCCCTGGTTCTGTAAATTAATGTGTGACCTGAGCCACTGTTTACATAAATCATCTCTAACACTTTACTGTACGTGCGTTTTAAATCACAAGCCACGGTTATTTCAATGCACTAtcactaaaatgtttttgtgatgtgaCCTTGTGTAGCAGAGATTGTTAGTTCTTCCTTTAAGAGACAGCGTCAGAGACACGGGATTTTTTCCGCACGTGCTTTACTGTGTGACCCTGTAAGGCTCTCTTATAAATCTCTGTATAAAAACTGTCATATTGTCAGCTTATAGCATGAGACTGCTATCTCTTACAgctgtatatttgtgtttgagTATACTGGCGTTAAAAGTTTTCTTTCCATGTGGACTAAAATGAGGTTATGTCTCCCATTCATGAAGATACATAtctgaaaacacattttattatagcTGGCTGCATATAATTTTACAAATTCAGTCTCATTCACTAATTAGTTATGCTTCATGATGAGTTCCTGAAGTTATTACAAAATCCTCATAGCTTCATTTCAGtcttataaaaaatgtaaatacctACAGAATGCACATgaagaaatgtgttttgtaAACACAGGGCTGTTTAAGAATAAACTTTTATGAACAAATTGGAGgtatgtttctgttttattgaCAATTCAAATATTGTggtgtattaatattatattggaAAGAAATGCATGTAAGTTATCTGTGTTGTGAAAATAGGCATTCTCACATAATCCTGTGTTGTGTAGGTCGACTGAATTGTGTGGTGTAATTAAGGTGTTTGTAATGTTGGGCCTTAATTAGTTTGCTGTAATGTAACAGGACTAAATTACTTAATGGTTCAATTTTGAGATAACCCTAGCCTTCCTTTTCACTGTGGATAGCTGGGTATGTAATACCCTCAGAGAATTTGGTTTTAATAATTCTTCCTAAGTGTGTGGGTTCTTGCTTTTATGTGTAAAAGCACGTACTTATGTTTATGCACTGGACCTCATCCATGCACTGCTCTTCATACAATGCAACAGTTGTGTTTTACTGATACTACCTTTGGCTcttgtcactcactcagtttaTGTACGAAAAGATGGGTGTTGGCTTTAATCATGACTCagggctttttaaaaaaactccCTTACACCTAGTTGCCAAATAGTGTGTGCCTGTGTCATAGACTTGGATATGATATCTGCATTGTATGGTACAGTAACTCCCCTGAACCACGAGGAtcaaatttcaggaataaacaTAGAACAGAAATGTATAGCTCAGTCTGTCACATGGTGTTCATTTTCCCAGTAATGACGAAGCTTTTGGCCCTTTTAGCCTTCCATACAACGCGCGCGCGCTTCTAGAATCAGGCTGGGTCCCAAACTACATACTACCGTACTAAATAGTATATAAAATTGGTCCGCCATCTTTGGGAGCTATACATTAActataaactattattttacattttctttaattggCTACTGTGTTATGGATATTTGTGGTGCAGCTATTAAAATGTGTGTCTGAATTACTGTTATTTTGATATACCCTTTTCTGTATGGTATTGTGAAATTCTACTTAGTACGGTAGTGTGCGGGTTTGGACATATCCATAACCTTCGCCGcttgcgcatgcgcagaagcGCCCGCTGTCAAACGGTCACCGCCAGCAGTCGCGAAGGAAACTCCTCCCTGCTGACAACAAGCTCTCAAGCGCAATGGTCTCGTGGATTATTTCCAGGCTTGTGGTGTAAGTGTTTTTCTTCTATTcttgcaatgtttttttgtttttttcactcgGAATCTTTGCATTAGGCTATTGTTTGGTCTTCATCTCCCTATTGTAAGGTGTCTTgtcttcaggaccatggtgtGTTTATGTTACCTCCTTAATTCTAAGCAGAATATAACCTTATTATAATCATATGCAAGTCGCGACGCGGTGTTTTGGCCATCGAAGATTTGCATTATAATCTAATATAGGTTAGTGACAGAGTTGTCGTAAATCCCTGTTTCCTAAGCCGAAGTGATTTGTTCAGTGTCATATCCAGAGCTGTGAAGAAGGGCCAAACAAAGGCGAGGTGACGCGGAGCTGGACAATTCCGCGTGTCCCCCTGTTTCAGCAGGCTTTCATTTCATCTCAGGATGTCTCAAAGCCAGCGCCCATTTATTCCCTAACAAGCAAGTCATCAGgatgtaaaagaaataaaaaattttttttccctcagatctttaaaaaatagGGCTGCCATTCGGCCTGTCACTGATGAGAGCTTAATCATCTCAGATAGACCAGTGGTTCTGGTGGGATGTTTGCAGTATTGAAAAGAAAGCAAATTATTTAAAGCAAATTATACCTACATAAAACTGAATGCATATCAACCGCTGTATAGGATCCATTAAGTTCCATTTGgattgtttttgtcattttttaataatggtcAATCTTGTAAACGTAAGCTGATGCGtaaaagaaaccacaaaatggCGAGTCAATTAAATTTAGATTACAATATCCGGTTACATGGCCTGGGCGACACTGCGGGACACTAAAGAGCTGCATCACAGCGTCCTGATGGGCtaaatatagtgtacatactgTGTGGCATTCAGGTTGGCACAGCACAGTATGGTGGCAGAGCAGCAAGGTGTTGTGACACATGTTGGggtgtcatttatttttgtgttttttttttttttttttttaatggctggttggtttgtgtGTAGGTCGACCCAGCAGTACCACTTGCTCAGGTCAGAGGTGCAGCTGtcactgagctgtgtgtgtgtgtgtgtgtgtgtgtgagagagagagagtgtgtgtgtgtgtgtgtgtgtgtgtgtgagagagagagagagagagagagagagagagatcacacaCTTGTGGACAGACATGTAGCTACTTGAACACAGGTGCAGCTTTGGCCTGAGTTTTTCTGGGAGTTTCTGATTTCTAATTATTCGGCTCTGCAGCAACGCTGTTCAGTTTCCTTGGCTCTGCTCCCTCAGTCTGAGCTATTTTTGTCAAGCAGGCAGAATAAacttggaaaataatcagggtCATAAAAACGTGTTTGGCCTGCAAACTACACACCCGACATCTGCTAGAGAGATGTACAGTCTTCCGGGCAACACATAATTTatgataaaatcataaaatcactTGTATGATAAAACTAACAGCCCACTATGAGTGGATTTGACATACATGGTAGGCGAATGTCCTTACAGTTAGGCTGCTATATTATGTGACATTTTAATGCCAGAAACAACGTCATGATGTGATTCTTGCTGATTATAATAATGCTAAAGTTTGTAAACACATCTATAGCATACTTTACCATTAGGAGGCGCTGCAGTTGTACCTCTGCTACTGCTTTAGCATTGTACAGCTTCAGTTTCAACCCCAGTTTCAAATAAAAGAACCCTTAGAGATAGCTAAGAGTTATTCATTTAGTAAAAGCTTTACCTGGAAACCTTTCTGATTCACTCAGAAACTTTAAGGCGTTCTCCAGAGGTACAAGTGAAGAACTAAGCTGAACCCACCCCGACTGCACTTTATGTACTGGGGAGATGGGGACAGCCACTCAAcattaataatacaatatactTTATCACAATGTACTTTTCCAACACGGGAAATTGTGAATAGGATACAAAAGTAGTTTCTTCTTCAGTGAACAGAATCTTTTAATTCCATGGTTATAACCGTGGTATAACTGCAGTAATACTGTGGTATAACTACTTGTCAATactaatgaaataaagatttaaaaatacttttttattttaggcCATGGCTTTTCTTCTACTGTAATTAAGTTAACTTGCAGGCAAAGTGTACACCCTGGCAAACAGGAAAGGATGTGCTTGTATCTCAGCACTCACTCAAGTGCTCTCACACTCACAGATACCTTTGTGTGCGCAGTTCATGGCACCTTGTCCTCGTTGTTAATGCTCCATACTCACTGACACTACTCTGCATGCTCAGGTCTTCTGCTTTTgcgctctctattaaagatatcGTTTAAAAAGCTTTACTGTTTAAAGATGTTGCATGCTGTGTGTAGATGTGGTGGTGATTATGTGTTAAAATTTGATTTATTCTGTATttgacagtgtttttttttaaacagtgtcaTCAAATGGCGTTGTCCACGTTTTCTGgttgaaaataaatatgaaatatttaggtatgaaataaatcaataaatgacCGTctgaaaaatgacattaaacaaGTTAGCATCAGTGGGGCTGTTGGTCTGTCGTCACCGGGTGCAGGCCTGCTGTGAAACATTTAGAACTTCACGAGTTTGGGAAAATTAGTAGGA
This genomic window contains:
- the chmp3 gene encoding charged multivesicular body protein 3 isoform X1, whose amino-acid sequence is MGLFGKTQEKPPKDLINEWSLKIRKEIRVIDRQIRDIQREEEKVKRSIKDAAKKGQKDVCIILAKEMIQSKKAVSKLYASKAQMNSVLLSMKNQLSVLRMAGALQKSTEVMKAMQSLVKIPEIQATMRELSKEMMKAGIIEEMMEDTLEGMEDEEEMEEAAEAEVDRILYEITAGALGKAPSKVTDALPEPEPVGATAASEDEEEDIEEMQSRLAALRS
- the chmp3 gene encoding charged multivesicular body protein 3 isoform X2 — encoded protein: MAQINEWSLKIRKEIRVIDRQIRDIQREEEKVKRSIKDAAKKGQKDVCIILAKEMIQSKKAVSKLYASKAQMNSVLLSMKNQLSVLRMAGALQKSTEVMKAMQSLVKIPEIQATMRELSKEMMKAGIIEEMMEDTLEGMEDEEEMEEAAEAEVDRILYEITAGALGKAPSKVTDALPEPEPVGATAASEDEEEDIEEMQSRLAALRS